A window of Paenibacillus polygoni contains these coding sequences:
- a CDS encoding uracil-xanthine permease family protein: protein MKTQVEHQGNTEMKSQHLTVLPDEKVPFLKSAFLGLQHVLAMDIYVVPFLIAILLGLQSNQSSALIQSTFIAAGIGTIVQSYFCMKLPMAQGPSYVPLGAIISIYAASGGGELGWSSVLGASLVGSLLVIGLGFTGVYNTIVKNFIPPVVGGTIIFNVGLSLLPVALQDNIYDASGATIQQNVLLALITGAVLMFFVILGSLLGKKGAFFRITSVLMALIAGCIAASFMGVLDFSAVANAKWFSMPQIPFKDFGFSFNLSAIITMVIVYLVLMAETTGTWFAISNVIDRPLTDKNINQGVVGEGISCLVASLLGSTPVTGYSTNAGIISITGIASRRVFLAVGGWFVLFGCLSKLAVLISSIPSAVIGGVFAIICGIIAINGLQVIKNQTMGEKEMYIIAIPMIFTLALVLIPDEFLSSMPTFVQYILGSPILVASVTAIVLNKILPSAK from the coding sequence GTGAAAACACAAGTAGAGCATCAAGGTAATACTGAAATGAAGTCGCAACATCTAACTGTCTTACCCGATGAAAAAGTACCATTTTTAAAATCTGCTTTCCTAGGTTTACAACACGTACTGGCTATGGATATCTATGTGGTGCCTTTTCTGATCGCAATATTACTTGGATTACAATCCAATCAGTCGAGTGCTTTGATTCAATCTACTTTTATTGCTGCGGGGATCGGAACGATCGTACAATCCTACTTTTGTATGAAACTGCCTATGGCCCAGGGACCTTCTTATGTTCCGCTGGGTGCGATCATCAGTATTTATGCTGCTAGCGGCGGCGGGGAATTAGGTTGGAGTTCCGTGCTGGGTGCAAGTTTGGTCGGTTCGCTGCTTGTGATCGGACTAGGATTTACCGGTGTTTATAATACGATTGTCAAAAACTTCATTCCGCCTGTCGTAGGCGGTACGATTATCTTTAACGTAGGACTTTCACTACTGCCTGTTGCACTGCAAGATAATATTTATGATGCTTCCGGTGCTACCATTCAGCAAAATGTTCTGCTAGCACTGATTACTGGTGCTGTACTTATGTTTTTCGTTATTCTCGGTTCTCTTTTAGGTAAAAAAGGTGCTTTCTTCCGAATCACATCCGTACTTATGGCATTAATCGCTGGATGTATTGCAGCAAGCTTTATGGGCGTTCTGGATTTTTCAGCAGTCGCTAATGCGAAATGGTTCAGCATGCCGCAGATTCCTTTTAAAGATTTCGGATTTTCTTTCAATCTTTCAGCGATTATTACAATGGTCATTGTTTATCTCGTACTCATGGCAGAAACAACAGGTACTTGGTTTGCCATCAGTAACGTCATTGATCGGCCGTTAACGGATAAGAATATTAACCAAGGTGTAGTAGGCGAAGGAATCAGCTGCCTGGTTGCTTCCCTGCTCGGTTCGACTCCGGTTACTGGTTATTCCACAAATGCAGGAATTATTTCGATCACCGGTATTGCAAGCCGCCGCGTCTTTCTCGCGGTAGGAGGATGGTTTGTCCTCTTCGGTTGTCTCAGTAAACTTGCAGTTCTCATCTCTTCGATTCCATCAGCAGTTATCGGCGGCGTATTCGCCATCATCTGCGGAATTATCGCTATTAACGGACTGCAAGTAATCAAGAATCAAACCATGGGCGAAAAAGAAATGTATATTATTGCGATTCCGATGATTTTCACACTTGCTTTAGTGCTCATTCCTGATGAATTCTTATCTTCCATGCCTACTTTCGTGCAGTATATCTTGGGCTCTCCTATTCTGGTTGCCTCGGTTACCGCGATTGTTCTTAATAAAATACTGCCGAGTGCAAAGTAA
- the guaD gene encoding guanine deaminase — translation MKNYKQIFQGTAFTSKSPKEIEILKNHLFCINTDGIIKNIVAPHDAEYQTILDAYQGKPNFHSLEEGQYFLPGFVDLHVHAPQWAQSGTALDIPLYDWLHTYTFPLESKFSDLDFAKEVYDDVVSTLLANGTTTALYFATVHKEASILLAEICASKGQRGLVGKVVMDDPEGNPEIYRDANTETALADTEEFIIAVQELAKTTKQGVYPVVTPRFIPSCTDEGLKGLGELAAKYDTYVQSHCSESDWAHGYVQDRFNKNDAFALNDFGLLRDKSVMAHCNFLDNDDVELFAETGTAIAHCPVSNAYFANSVIPVKEFHSKGVEIGLGSDISGGFSPSLFDNIRQAVISSRMLEDGVNPSIPAENRGVPDSRITVNEAFYLATAGGGESLSLPIGRIEENYVWDVQVIDTKLPTARLPIFNENEDLHDVFQKMMYLVRPEHIREVWVQGEKVHTR, via the coding sequence ATGAAGAATTATAAGCAAATATTTCAAGGCACTGCATTTACCAGTAAGTCTCCTAAAGAAATTGAGATCTTAAAAAATCACCTTTTCTGTATTAATACAGATGGAATTATCAAAAATATTGTAGCGCCTCATGACGCAGAATATCAAACCATACTAGATGCATATCAAGGAAAACCTAACTTCCATTCCCTAGAGGAAGGGCAATATTTCTTGCCTGGTTTTGTCGATCTGCATGTACATGCGCCGCAGTGGGCTCAATCAGGAACTGCGCTAGACATCCCGCTATATGATTGGTTACACACGTACACCTTTCCGCTGGAGTCTAAATTCTCGGATCTCGATTTTGCGAAGGAAGTTTATGATGATGTGGTAAGCACCTTGCTGGCTAATGGAACAACCACTGCTCTTTACTTCGCCACGGTACACAAGGAAGCAAGTATTCTGCTTGCAGAAATCTGCGCTAGTAAAGGTCAGCGTGGTCTCGTAGGGAAAGTCGTCATGGATGACCCAGAAGGCAATCCAGAAATCTATCGGGACGCTAATACTGAGACAGCCTTAGCTGATACGGAAGAATTTATTATCGCTGTACAGGAACTAGCCAAAACAACTAAACAAGGCGTTTATCCTGTCGTGACACCAAGATTTATTCCAAGCTGTACAGATGAAGGGTTAAAAGGCCTCGGAGAGCTTGCAGCGAAATACGATACCTATGTTCAGTCCCACTGCAGTGAAAGTGATTGGGCACATGGTTATGTACAAGATCGTTTTAATAAAAACGATGCTTTTGCTCTGAATGATTTTGGCTTGCTTCGTGATAAATCGGTCATGGCTCATTGCAATTTCCTGGATAACGATGATGTCGAATTATTCGCTGAGACCGGAACGGCGATCGCCCATTGTCCTGTGTCTAATGCTTATTTTGCGAACAGCGTCATCCCTGTTAAAGAGTTCCACTCCAAGGGTGTTGAGATCGGCCTCGGATCTGATATTTCCGGAGGCTTCTCTCCAAGTCTGTTCGATAACATAAGACAAGCGGTCATTTCATCCCGAATGCTGGAAGATGGTGTGAATCCTAGCATTCCTGCGGAGAATCGCGGCGTTCCGGACTCACGGATTACAGTTAACGAAGCATTCTATCTGGCGACAGCCGGCGGCGGAGAAAGCCTCAGCCTGCCGATCGGTCGTATTGAAGAGAATTATGTATGGGATGTACAAGTTATCGATACGAAGTTACCTACGGCTAGATTGCCTATTTTTAATGAAAATGAAGACTTACATGATGTGTTCCAAAAAATGATGTACCTTGTACGGCCTGAACATATCCGTGAAGTTTGGGTACAAGGCGAGAAAGTTCATACACGCTAA
- a CDS encoding sensor histidine kinase, with protein MLKSIQNRLLILLLVFIILPYFLSVLLVYRQTKENVERHELQNSTEQMQQASMDLAAYFDEILSLPYLLYRNPDLFRFFEAGFEDSPYLKLRDIKKDMIHFYLMRSEFRQIRFYIEAEQTSYSVYNAMLSSGKRDPELLKQASIQKLMDSEVHYVIEPPHPIVNYNNTSILPESDQTMVLTIHHKIMDTLTNEFLGIITIDMDLDQIASLANHVLAKNEAVVLSDSEGHIIYTSEDNWTGRAVPAELANIIYSSSSGTTFSDGNIIFTNSLQVPIEDWYFTKITSSQLLFESVRTTAYTNIMVGVLVGGLGMIMVAVISYYVTRPIKLLSQKVQSIEAENLNAPFNDKREDEIGILERNIKDMMNRINRHIDREYKLEIENRKNQHRALKSQVNPHFLFNALQSIATVALLSDSPKVYQLINSLSRMMRYSIRVDQKATIQSEVEYVKAYLHLQEERFQNDFSYSLEIPEEILKVPVPSMILQPLVENFFKHCYDKGYEQACLHIYGEIQGENIHLVVENNGNSMTAEELELLRNNIYAVVSEENYALQHIGLKNIHDRLVLHFDQSAGITVDNLQGEGFSVRLVIPLKYEGGVRHEGSYRR; from the coding sequence TTGTTGAAGAGCATCCAGAATCGCTTACTAATCTTGCTGCTTGTATTTATCATTCTTCCTTATTTCCTCTCCGTCCTTCTGGTCTATCGGCAGACAAAGGAAAACGTGGAGCGGCATGAACTCCAGAACAGCACAGAGCAGATGCAGCAGGCATCTATGGATTTAGCAGCATATTTTGATGAAATTCTGAGTCTTCCTTATCTCTTATATCGAAATCCGGATTTATTTCGCTTCTTTGAAGCGGGATTTGAAGACTCACCTTATCTAAAACTGCGTGATATTAAAAAAGATATGATTCATTTTTACCTGATGAGAAGTGAGTTTCGTCAGATTCGATTTTATATCGAAGCAGAACAGACCTCTTATTCCGTCTATAACGCTATGCTTAGTTCGGGCAAACGCGATCCGGAACTATTGAAACAAGCCTCCATTCAGAAGCTCATGGATTCAGAAGTGCACTATGTTATTGAGCCCCCTCATCCAATTGTGAACTATAACAATACTTCCATTTTGCCAGAATCTGATCAAACGATGGTACTTACCATACACCACAAAATTATGGATACCCTGACGAATGAGTTTCTTGGAATCATTACAATAGATATGGATCTGGACCAAATCGCGAGTCTGGCAAATCATGTGCTTGCAAAAAATGAAGCGGTGGTTTTGTCTGATAGCGAGGGGCACATTATATACACGAGTGAAGATAACTGGACAGGCAGGGCAGTTCCGGCTGAACTAGCAAATATTATTTATTCTTCTTCATCTGGAACAACATTTTCTGATGGAAATATTATTTTTACTAATTCACTTCAAGTGCCAATTGAAGATTGGTATTTTACAAAAATCACCTCAAGTCAATTATTATTTGAGAGCGTGAGAACAACAGCCTATACCAACATTATGGTTGGTGTCCTTGTGGGAGGTCTCGGTATGATTATGGTAGCCGTTATTTCCTACTATGTTACACGTCCGATCAAACTGCTCAGCCAAAAGGTACAAAGCATAGAAGCAGAGAATCTGAATGCTCCATTTAACGATAAACGAGAGGATGAAATTGGGATCCTGGAGCGAAATATCAAAGATATGATGAACCGAATTAATCGACATATTGACCGGGAATACAAACTTGAGATAGAAAATAGAAAGAATCAGCATCGGGCATTAAAGTCACAGGTTAATCCGCACTTTCTATTTAATGCACTGCAATCTATTGCAACGGTTGCTCTTCTATCTGATTCACCTAAAGTCTACCAGCTCATCAACTCTCTATCTAGAATGATGCGCTACTCTATACGAGTCGATCAAAAAGCAACGATTCAAAGTGAAGTAGAGTATGTCAAAGCCTATCTGCATCTTCAAGAGGAACGTTTTCAAAATGACTTTAGTTACTCACTTGAGATTCCAGAAGAAATTCTGAAAGTGCCCGTTCCGAGTATGATTTTGCAGCCACTCGTTGAAAACTTTTTTAAACATTGCTATGACAAAGGATATGAACAAGCCTGCTTACATATATACGGCGAAATTCAGGGCGAGAATATCCATCTAGTCGTTGAAAATAACGGAAATAGTATGACAGCGGAGGAACTGGAATTATTACGAAATAATATTTATGCAGTCGTAAGTGAAGAGAACTATGCACTACAACATATCGGTTTAAAAAACATTCATGATCGCTTGGTTCTTCATTTCGATCAGTCAGCAGGAATCACAGTAGACAACTTGCAGGGAGAAGGGTTCTCCGTACGGCTGGTGATTCCACTTAAGTATGAAGGAGGAGTAAGACATGAAGGCTCTTATCGTAGATGA
- a CDS encoding helix-turn-helix domain-containing protein: MKALIVDDENNVRKIIRFLGQWEKHGITEIFEAKNGFEAQRIIDLECPEIILTDVKMPKNNGIEFIEWLGTISYPGKVIMISGFDDYSYMRKALQHGCVDYLMKPIEDQLLNEALTRAVNAWKLEEEERRNVESGFYEEVKSFRLNREITSACHGESFDLNAIASSLPQADAYDLTLLYFHQTHHSEPYIQHLSRELDARGLGNAYTLQNDPHVSMILSVVGEFFEVEEWITQQFDIPVRLVSGYSIRSLQEIASSYQSAQRSMAEQNYRAIHRLADLDDARRMQDIVTFVEEHYTEELSLDKLSTRFFLSREHISRRFKQKVGVTLSSYVIQLRINQAKQWLIETDEKMYSIALKLGYQDEIYFSKLFKKHVGMTPIEYRNVERKNRITSEVRMANV; encoded by the coding sequence ATGAAGGCTCTTATCGTAGATGATGAGAATAATGTAAGAAAAATCATTCGTTTCTTGGGACAGTGGGAGAAACATGGAATCACAGAAATTTTTGAAGCGAAAAATGGGTTCGAAGCGCAGCGGATTATTGATCTGGAATGTCCAGAGATTATTCTGACCGACGTGAAAATGCCTAAGAATAATGGTATTGAATTTATCGAATGGCTGGGAACTATATCTTACCCGGGGAAAGTAATCATGATTTCCGGATTTGATGACTATTCTTATATGAGAAAAGCGTTACAGCATGGATGCGTCGATTATTTAATGAAGCCGATCGAAGATCAGTTATTGAATGAAGCTTTAACAAGAGCGGTAAATGCCTGGAAACTGGAAGAGGAAGAACGCCGCAATGTAGAATCCGGTTTTTATGAAGAGGTAAAATCATTTCGTTTGAACAGAGAGATTACCTCCGCTTGTCACGGAGAAAGTTTCGATTTGAATGCAATTGCTTCCTCTCTTCCACAAGCGGATGCGTACGATCTTACGTTATTGTATTTTCATCAAACGCATCACTCGGAACCTTACATACAGCATCTGAGCCGTGAACTAGATGCTCGAGGACTGGGGAATGCATATACCCTGCAGAATGACCCGCATGTGAGTATGATTCTATCGGTAGTGGGTGAGTTCTTTGAGGTGGAAGAATGGATTACACAACAGTTTGATATTCCCGTACGTTTGGTCAGTGGGTATTCCATCCGTTCATTACAAGAGATTGCTTCCTCCTATCAATCTGCACAGAGGTCTATGGCAGAACAAAATTACAGAGCAATTCACCGTTTAGCAGATCTTGATGATGCAAGACGCATGCAAGATATTGTGACTTTTGTTGAAGAACACTATACAGAAGAATTAAGTTTGGATAAGCTGTCCACCCGGTTTTTCCTAAGCCGTGAACACATCTCGCGGCGATTCAAACAAAAGGTAGGGGTGACACTCTCGAGTTACGTAATCCAGTTACGAATTAATCAAGCAAAACAGTGGTTAATTGAAACGGACGAGAAGATGTACTCGATTGCTCTGAAGCTCGGATACCAAGATGAAATTTATTTTTCTAAATTGTTTAAAAAGCACGTAGGTATGACACCTATTGAATATCGAAATGTGGAGCGGAAAAATAGGATAACCAGCGAAGTCAGAATGGCGAATGTATAA
- a CDS encoding ABC transporter substrate-binding protein codes for MKRIGILIMAGFITLSLCSCGRDLVSQKEAKPLEAEQTITLEILNPKVEIATEFEKMAEVYEKENPHVNVEVLTYGGGASYLRELRARFAANAGPDIFPNGGYEEAKAWQRYLEDLSDQPWVDQAYDQALEPMTIDGKIYGIPINFEGYGFIYNKDLFAKAKIDTLPTTFTELKEAAEKLQAEGITPFTVGYGDNWFYILMLNIAFAQQDNPDAFIEALNEGKQTIRGNKEIQDVIQMLDLTMEYGNQDYETIDYNTEVERFATGKSAMLKQGNWVEPKIKGISPDINIGFIPMSINDREENDALPFGVSNNWAVNKLSSPEEKKEAKKFLNWMVSSEQGKKFMREEFHFIPAFKNIETNDSDSLAKDLMRYVEDKKTLSWNWFKFPEATRDEFGFAMQAYVRKQISRDQLLDELQSSWEKYTKK; via the coding sequence ATGAAGCGAATAGGAATTCTGATTATGGCAGGGTTTATTACCCTGTCTCTTTGTTCATGTGGAAGGGACCTCGTTTCACAGAAGGAAGCAAAACCTCTCGAAGCAGAACAGACAATCACTTTAGAGATCCTGAATCCCAAAGTAGAGATTGCGACCGAGTTCGAGAAGATGGCAGAGGTATACGAAAAGGAAAATCCACATGTAAACGTTGAAGTTTTAACTTATGGCGGGGGTGCAAGCTACCTTAGGGAATTGAGAGCGAGATTTGCTGCTAATGCAGGCCCTGATATTTTTCCAAACGGTGGTTATGAAGAAGCTAAGGCATGGCAAAGGTATCTAGAGGATTTATCGGATCAGCCATGGGTGGATCAAGCCTATGATCAGGCACTTGAGCCGATGACAATAGATGGGAAAATATATGGAATACCGATCAATTTTGAAGGCTACGGCTTCATCTACAATAAAGACCTTTTTGCTAAGGCCAAGATTGATACACTTCCTACTACATTTACCGAATTAAAAGAGGCAGCTGAAAAATTACAGGCCGAAGGGATCACGCCTTTTACCGTGGGATACGGAGATAATTGGTTTTATATCCTTATGCTCAATATTGCTTTTGCTCAGCAGGACAACCCAGACGCTTTTATAGAGGCCTTAAATGAAGGGAAACAGACCATCCGTGGGAATAAAGAGATCCAGGATGTCATTCAAATGCTGGACCTCACCATGGAGTATGGTAACCAAGATTATGAGACGATTGATTATAATACCGAGGTGGAGCGGTTTGCAACAGGTAAATCAGCGATGTTAAAACAGGGCAACTGGGTGGAGCCTAAAATCAAGGGAATATCACCTGATATAAATATTGGATTTATCCCTATGTCGATTAATGATCGTGAGGAAAATGATGCTCTGCCATTTGGAGTTTCGAATAATTGGGCTGTGAATAAGCTGTCTTCACCCGAAGAGAAAAAAGAAGCAAAGAAGTTTTTGAACTGGATGGTATCTTCGGAACAGGGGAAAAAGTTTATGAGAGAAGAATTTCATTTTATTCCTGCATTTAAAAATATAGAAACAAATGACTCAGATTCACTCGCGAAGGATCTAATGCGTTATGTAGAGGATAAAAAAACCTTGTCCTGGAATTGGTTTAAATTTCCGGAAGCGACAAGAGATGAGTTCGGCTTTGCGATGCAAGCTTATGTTCGGAAGCAGATAAGCAGAGATCAGCTGCTTGATGAGCTTCAATCTTCATGGGAAAAGTATACGAAGAAATAG
- a CDS encoding glycoside hydrolase family 68 protein, whose amino-acid sequence MNFKKMMKQSVVLSLSASLLVSGGTLAFAKGNNTDAGETYGFSHITRADMLKIPAQQNSEQFKVPEFDASTIQNIPSAVKYDENGNKIEMDVWDSWPLQNADGTVANYKGYEIVFALAGDPKRGSDTFIYMFYKKAGETSLSSWKNAGRVFKDSDKLVPGDTLLNDQAEEWSGSATMTSDGKIRLFYTNRQAWAPERGFYGKQILTTAQVNVSAPNKNTLKIDGVEDLKSIYDGKDGEIYQNVESTGFSQGDYNDNHTLRDPHYVEDKGRKYLVFEANTGKKTGYQGAESLNNPAYYGGTKAFFEAERKKLLESPVRAFAEIANGALGIIELNDDYTFKKELKPLIASNTVTDEIERPNVFKLRGKWYLFTSSRGSKMYIDGIDDEDIYLLGYVSNSLTGPYKPLNGTGLVLHQDLDPNDITWTYAHFAIPQVKGNNVVITSYMTNRGFFEDHHSTFAPSFLLNIKNSTTSVVKDSILEQGQITISTDNPNKPNGNSNGNGNSNGNGNSNGNGNSNGNGNSNGNSNGNGNSNGNGNSNHNHSK is encoded by the coding sequence ATGAATTTTAAAAAGATGATGAAACAATCAGTAGTACTATCCTTGTCCGCTTCTTTATTGGTTAGCGGCGGGACATTGGCATTCGCAAAAGGAAACAATACGGATGCAGGAGAAACATACGGATTTTCCCATATCACTCGTGCCGATATGCTGAAAATACCTGCACAACAAAACAGTGAACAATTTAAGGTTCCTGAATTTGATGCGTCCACGATTCAAAACATTCCTTCAGCAGTGAAATATGATGAGAACGGCAATAAAATTGAAATGGACGTTTGGGACTCTTGGCCGCTGCAAAATGCGGATGGGACTGTAGCGAACTACAAAGGGTATGAAATTGTGTTTGCTTTAGCGGGTGACCCAAAACGTGGATCAGATACATTCATTTACATGTTCTATAAAAAAGCAGGCGAAACTTCGCTTTCCAGCTGGAAGAATGCCGGCCGAGTATTTAAAGATAGCGATAAACTTGTACCAGGCGACACTCTTCTAAACGATCAAGCGGAAGAATGGTCTGGATCTGCAACAATGACTTCCGATGGTAAAATTCGCTTGTTCTACACGAATCGCCAAGCATGGGCTCCAGAACGCGGTTTTTACGGAAAACAAATTTTGACTACAGCTCAAGTCAATGTATCAGCGCCAAATAAAAACACGCTGAAGATTGATGGTGTAGAAGATCTTAAATCGATCTATGATGGAAAAGACGGCGAGATCTATCAAAACGTGGAATCTACTGGTTTTAGCCAAGGTGACTACAACGATAACCATACCTTAAGAGATCCTCACTACGTAGAGGACAAAGGTCGTAAATATCTTGTGTTTGAAGCAAATACAGGGAAAAAGACAGGATATCAAGGGGCAGAATCTCTCAATAATCCAGCTTATTACGGTGGAACGAAAGCTTTCTTCGAAGCGGAAAGAAAGAAACTGCTGGAAAGCCCAGTAAGAGCATTTGCGGAAATCGCGAATGGAGCACTTGGTATTATTGAACTTAATGATGATTATACATTCAAAAAAGAGTTGAAACCTCTGATCGCTTCTAATACCGTTACAGATGAAATTGAGCGTCCGAATGTATTTAAATTAAGAGGTAAATGGTACCTGTTCACAAGTTCCAGAGGATCTAAAATGTACATTGATGGAATCGATGATGAAGACATCTACCTGCTAGGGTATGTATCTAATTCATTAACGGGTCCTTATAAACCACTGAACGGTACTGGACTTGTACTGCATCAAGATCTAGATCCTAATGATATTACTTGGACATATGCTCACTTCGCAATTCCACAAGTGAAAGGTAATAATGTAGTCATCACAAGTTACATGACGAACAGAGGATTCTTTGAAGATCATCACTCTACTTTTGCGCCAAGCTTCTTATTGAACATTAAGAATTCTACAACTTCTGTAGTGAAGGACAGCATTCTAGAGCAGGGTCAAATTACAATTTCTACAGATAATCCAAACAAACCGAATGGTAACTCAAACGGAAATGGTAACTCAAACGGAAATGGTAACTCAAACGGAAATGGTAACTCAAATGGAAATGGTAACTCAAACGGTAACTCAAATGGAAATGGTAACTCAAACGGAAATGGTAACTCAAACCATAACCATTCAAAATAA
- a CDS encoding glycoside hydrolase family 32 protein gives MFIFFACCLIALALITYTAVNNDKEATIHPFPEGSVRPGYHFTVPDKWKNDPQKPIYFDGEYHYYYLYNRDYPEGNGTEWRHATSVDLVEWEDKGVAIPKYTNQNGDPWSGSVVIDDTNTAGFGEGAIVAILTQPSADEGKQEQFLWYSTDRGQTFQPYEDTPVLANPGVKDFRDPKVIWDHESHKWVMTLAEGTKIGFYESDNLKEWHYTSSFHAENIGVLECPDLYQLRADDGNLKWVLGVSANGKSTGQPNTYAYWIGDFDGEQFIPNQTEPQWLDYGFDWYGAVTFEDGVERDPYNHRYALAWMNNWDYAQVTPTLEEGFNGTDSIVRQIKLQAEGDNKYYLVSQPIEVLEELTSSADAFEHIEVDGSTTLNVTGDMYQLETDISWSEMKNVGLRLRESSDKTRHVDVGVFVEGEYSYVNRASTGHPDESNRYVESTAPFNGNNKKVHLKILVDKTSIEVFIDDGRVAFTNEIFPNAGDRAITLFTEGGTAVFSNVVIKHFNKMK, from the coding sequence ATGTTCATTTTTTTCGCTTGTTGTTTAATCGCATTAGCACTAATCACTTATACCGCAGTTAATAACGATAAGGAAGCTACTATTCATCCGTTTCCAGAGGGAAGTGTTCGTCCCGGATATCATTTTACCGTGCCTGATAAATGGAAAAACGACCCTCAGAAGCCGATCTATTTTGATGGAGAATACCATTACTATTATCTTTATAATAGAGATTATCCTGAGGGAAACGGTACAGAATGGAGGCATGCGACTTCTGTAGATTTAGTGGAGTGGGAAGATAAAGGCGTTGCCATTCCCAAATACACGAACCAAAATGGAGACCCATGGTCAGGCTCAGTTGTTATAGATGATACAAACACAGCAGGGTTTGGTGAAGGTGCAATTGTAGCAATCCTGACACAGCCCTCGGCAGATGAAGGAAAGCAGGAACAATTTTTATGGTACAGTACAGACCGCGGTCAAACGTTCCAACCGTATGAAGATACTCCTGTTCTCGCGAATCCGGGAGTGAAAGATTTCAGAGATCCAAAAGTAATATGGGATCATGAATCACATAAATGGGTGATGACGCTGGCAGAAGGCACAAAAATTGGATTTTATGAGTCCGATAATTTGAAAGAATGGCATTATACAAGCAGTTTCCATGCCGAAAATATCGGAGTTTTAGAATGTCCTGATCTTTATCAGTTACGAGCGGATGATGGCAACCTAAAGTGGGTTCTTGGTGTCAGTGCCAACGGCAAATCTACTGGTCAACCGAATACGTATGCCTATTGGATTGGAGATTTTGATGGTGAACAGTTTATCCCGAATCAGACTGAGCCTCAGTGGCTCGATTACGGTTTTGACTGGTATGGTGCGGTAACGTTTGAAGACGGAGTGGAAAGAGATCCATATAATCATCGGTATGCGTTAGCTTGGATGAATAATTGGGATTACGCACAGGTTACACCTACCCTCGAAGAAGGTTTTAACGGTACAGACTCCATTGTCCGTCAGATTAAGCTACAGGCAGAAGGAGATAACAAGTACTATTTAGTATCCCAACCCATTGAAGTATTAGAGGAGTTAACAAGTTCAGCGGATGCATTTGAACATATCGAAGTGGATGGCTCTACAACACTTAATGTAACAGGAGACATGTATCAGCTGGAGACAGATATCTCTTGGTCGGAGATGAAGAATGTAGGACTCAGACTTCGAGAATCCAGTGATAAGACGCGCCATGTAGACGTCGGTGTTTTTGTAGAAGGCGAGTATTCTTATGTGAACCGAGCTTCAACAGGGCATCCTGATGAGAGTAACCGATATGTAGAAAGTACCGCACCATTTAATGGGAACAACAAGAAGGTGCATTTAAAAATCCTCGTTGATAAAACAAGTATTGAAGTTTTTATTGATGATGGCAGGGTCGCTTTTACGAATGAAATTTTTCCAAATGCAGGTGATCGAGCCATTACCCTTTTTACAGAAGGCGGGACTGCCGTTTTTAGCAATGTAGTCATCAAGCATTTTAACAAGATGAAATAA
- a CDS encoding class I SAM-dependent methyltransferase, whose protein sequence is MNTLEYKDFYDKVGKRIGWDFSKMKCVSEGLPWDFYNEVTKVTKKSDLLLDIGTGGGEAILSIADAALLLVGIDRSTGMMETATKNAVSSGIPNVRFLQMDAEQLDFPNHFFQVVSSRHSCFDPNEIAKVLAPGGIFLTQQVSENDKVNIKEAFGRGQAFGKKNGTLKNQYITELREAGFTDIKAVEASVTEYYQTPEDLLFLLKHTPIIPNFGETEDDFQILEQWIRDNQTDIGIMTNSSRFMITARK, encoded by the coding sequence ATGAATACACTCGAATACAAAGATTTTTATGATAAAGTAGGAAAACGCATTGGCTGGGATTTTAGTAAGATGAAATGTGTCTCCGAAGGATTACCGTGGGACTTTTATAATGAAGTAACAAAAGTAACGAAGAAGTCAGATCTCCTGCTTGATATCGGAACGGGCGGCGGCGAAGCAATCCTCTCCATCGCGGATGCTGCACTCCTTCTCGTCGGGATTGACCGTTCCACAGGAATGATGGAGACCGCAACTAAAAATGCGGTAAGTTCCGGCATACCTAATGTCCGTTTTCTGCAGATGGATGCAGAACAGCTTGATTTTCCTAACCATTTCTTTCAGGTCGTCTCTTCTAGACACTCATGCTTCGATCCAAATGAAATCGCTAAAGTGTTAGCTCCAGGCGGTATTTTTCTAACTCAACAAGTAAGCGAAAATGATAAAGTGAATATAAAAGAGGCATTTGGGAGAGGTCAGGCATTCGGTAAGAAAAACGGGACTTTAAAAAATCAGTATATTACGGAACTAAGGGAAGCTGGCTTTACGGATATCAAGGCCGTTGAAGCTAGCGTTACCGAATATTATCAGACGCCGGAAGACTTATTGTTTCTTCTGAAGCATACGCCGATTATTCCTAACTTTGGAGAAACCGAAGATGATTTTCAAATCTTGGAGCAATGGATTAGGGACAATCAGACCGACATAGGAATAATGACCAATTCATCACGATTTATGATCACAGCTCGGAAATAA